Genomic window (Alligator mississippiensis isolate rAllMis1 chromosome 4, rAllMis1, whole genome shotgun sequence):
CAGCACATCATGATGCCACCACCACCTTTACAGCATGTGCCACATGAGCACTATAACCAGCCACACGAGGACATTCGTGCGCCCCCGGCAGAGATGTCAATGGCTCCACCACCTCCTCGCTCGGTCAGTCAGGATACCTTCCGTATCTCAACAAGAAAACACAGCAATTTAATAACTGTCCCTATTCAGGATGATTCAAATTCAGGTGCCCGAGAACCAcctccaccagccccagcacctgctcaTCATCATCCTGAATACCAGGGTCAACCAGTGGTGTCCCACCCTCATCATATAATGCCTCCACAGCAACATTATGCACCACccccgccgccaccaccaccaattAGCCATCCAATGCAGCATCCTCCCCAGGCAGCAGGTACTCCTCACATGGTTTATAGCCAAGCTCCTCCACCGCCGATGACCTCTGCTCCTCCACCAATAACCCCTCCCCCTGGACACATCATTGCCCAGATGCCACCATATATGAATCATCCTCCTCcaggacctccccctccccagcatggTGGCCCACCTGTAAATGTCaatgcaccccctccccatcacTATAATCCTAACTCTTTACCACAGTTCAGTGAAGATCAAGGAACTCTTAGCCCTCCTTTTACACAGCCAGGGGGAATGAGTCCAGGGATCTGGCCAGCTCCAAGAGGGCCACCTCCACCTCCAAGAATGCAAGGTCCACCTTCTCAAGCCCCTCTTCCTGGACCACACCACCCAGATCAAGCCAGATACAGACCCTATTACCAATGATATGAGCAGTAAAGTGAACTGAGTATGCTATGAGAAAAAACTATACAGCAGCCTTTTAATGAATCTGACTGTTTGGacctcttgctttctctctctctctttccttctctctgtctctctctgtctctctctctcttttttttattaataatacCATTGTTGTGACAGtaagacactctgggcacttgaATCTTAAAGGATTTTTAAGCCTTGACCATAGGACTTCAAATACACTGTAGTTCTAAAATAAGTGGCTTAATAGACTACAGCTATGTTTTAACAGAACTTATGTCCCTAGTGGGGCTAGACA
Coding sequences:
- the CBLL1 gene encoding E3 ubiquitin-protein ligase Hakai isoform X2, whose translation is MITMTQHDNDLQGTNSSGSLGGLDVRRRIPIKLISKQTNKIKPAPRTPRNMNRMPSKTQAGDDEFDYNEEERYECKGGEMFGNQRRFPGPIFWDFKINLLGEKDDTPVHFCDKCGLPIKMYGRMIPCKHVFCYDCAILHEKKGDKMCPGCNEPVQRIEQCVRGSLFMCSIVQGCKRTYLSQRDLQAHINHRHMRAGKPVTRPPLEPVHPPIAPPPAEIPERFIMPPDKHHLSHIPPKQHIMMPPPPLQHVPHEHYNQPHEDIRAPPAEMSMAPPPPRSVSQDTFRISTRKHSNLITVPIQDDSNSGAREPPPPAPAPAHHHPEYQGQPVVSHPHHIMPPQQHYAPPPPPPPPISHPMQHPPQAAGTPHMVYSQAPPPPMTSAPPPITPPPGHIIAQMPPYMNHPPPGPPPPQHGGPPVNVNAPPPHHYNPNSLPQFSEDQGTLSPPFTQPGGMSPGIWPAPRGPPPPPRMQGPPSQAPLPGPHHPDQARYRPYYQ
- the CBLL1 gene encoding E3 ubiquitin-protein ligase Hakai isoform X4 codes for the protein MITMTQHDNDLQGTNSSGSLGGLDVRRRIPIKLISKQTNKIKPAPRTPRNMNRMPSKTQAEEFDYNEEERYECKGGEMFGNQRRFPGPIFWDFKINLLGEKDDTPVHFCDKCGLPIKMYGRMIPCKHVFCYDCAILHEKKGDKMCPGCNEPVQRIEQCVRGSLFMCSIVQGCKRTYLSQRDLQAHINHRHMRAGKPVTRPPLEPVHPPIAPPPAEIPERFIMPPDKHHLSHIPPKQHIMMPPPPLQHVPHEHYNQPHEDIRAPPAEMSMAPPPPRSVSQDTFRISTRKHSNLITVPIQDDSNSGAREPPPPAPAPAHHHPEYQGQPVVSHPHHIMPPQQHYAPPPPPPPPISHPMQHPPQAAGTPHMVYSQAPPPPMTSAPPPITPPPGHIIAQMPPYMNHPPPGPPPPQHGGPPVNVNAPPPHHYNPNSLPQFSEDQGTLSPPFTQPGGMSPGIWPAPRGPPPPPRMQGPPSQAPLPGPHHPDQARYRPYYQ
- the CBLL1 gene encoding E3 ubiquitin-protein ligase Hakai isoform X6: MITMTQHDNDLQGTNSSGSLGGLDVRRRIPIKLISKQTNKIKPAPRTPRNMNRMPSKTQAEFDYNEEERYECKGGEMFGNQRRFPGPIFWDFKINLLGEKDDTPVHFCDKCGLPIKMYGRMIPCKHVFCYDCAILHEKKGDKMCPGCNEPVQRIEQCVRGSLFMCSIVQGCKRTYLSQRDLQAHINHRHMRAGKPVTRPPLEPVHPPIAPPPAEIPERFIMPPDKHHLSHIPPKQHIMMPPPPLQHVPHEHYNQPHEDIRAPPAEMSMAPPPPRSVSQDTFRISTRKHSNLITVPIQDDSNSGAREPPPPAPAPAHHHPEYQGQPVVSHPHHIMPPQQHYAPPPPPPPPISHPMQHPPQAAGTPHMVYSQAPPPPMTSAPPPITPPPGHIIAQMPPYMNHPPPGPPPPQHGGPPVNVNAPPPHHYNPNSLPQFSEDQGTLSPPFTQPGGMSPGIWPAPRGPPPPPRMQGPPSQAPLPGPHHPDQARYRPYYQ
- the CBLL1 gene encoding E3 ubiquitin-protein ligase Hakai isoform X5 — protein: MDHNDNDLQGTNSSGSLGGLDVRRRIPIKLISKQTNKIKPAPRTPRNMNRMPSKTQAGDDEFDYNEEERYECKGGEMFGNQRRFPGPIFWDFKINLLGEKDDTPVHFCDKCGLPIKMYGRMIPCKHVFCYDCAILHEKKGDKMCPGCNEPVQRIEQCVRGSLFMCSIVQGCKRTYLSQRDLQAHINHRHMRAGKPVTRPPLEPVHPPIAPPPAEIPERFIMPPDKHHLSHIPPKQHIMMPPPPLQHVPHEHYNQPHEDIRAPPAEMSMAPPPPRSVSQDTFRISTRKHSNLITVPIQDDSNSGAREPPPPAPAPAHHHPEYQGQPVVSHPHHIMPPQQHYAPPPPPPPPISHPMQHPPQAAGTPHMVYSQAPPPPMTSAPPPITPPPGHIIAQMPPYMNHPPPGPPPPQHGGPPVNVNAPPPHHYNPNSLPQFSEDQGTLSPPFTQPGGMSPGIWPAPRGPPPPPRMQGPPSQAPLPGPHHPDQARYRPYYQ
- the CBLL1 gene encoding E3 ubiquitin-protein ligase Hakai isoform X3, which produces MDHNDNDLQGTNSSGSLGGLDVRRRIPIKLISKQTNKIKPAPRTPRNMNRMPSKTQAGDDEEFDYNEEERYECKGGEMFGNQRRFPGPIFWDFKINLLGEKDDTPVHFCDKCGLPIKMYGRMIPCKHVFCYDCAILHEKKGDKMCPGCNEPVQRIEQCVRGSLFMCSIVQGCKRTYLSQRDLQAHINHRHMRAGKPVTRPPLEPVHPPIAPPPAEIPERFIMPPDKHHLSHIPPKQHIMMPPPPLQHVPHEHYNQPHEDIRAPPAEMSMAPPPPRSVSQDTFRISTRKHSNLITVPIQDDSNSGAREPPPPAPAPAHHHPEYQGQPVVSHPHHIMPPQQHYAPPPPPPPPISHPMQHPPQAAGTPHMVYSQAPPPPMTSAPPPITPPPGHIIAQMPPYMNHPPPGPPPPQHGGPPVNVNAPPPHHYNPNSLPQFSEDQGTLSPPFTQPGGMSPGIWPAPRGPPPPPRMQGPPSQAPLPGPHHPDQARYRPYYQ
- the CBLL1 gene encoding E3 ubiquitin-protein ligase Hakai isoform X1 codes for the protein MITMTQHDNDLQGTNSSGSLGGLDVRRRIPIKLISKQTNKIKPAPRTPRNMNRMPSKTQAGDDEEFDYNEEERYECKGGEMFGNQRRFPGPIFWDFKINLLGEKDDTPVHFCDKCGLPIKMYGRMIPCKHVFCYDCAILHEKKGDKMCPGCNEPVQRIEQCVRGSLFMCSIVQGCKRTYLSQRDLQAHINHRHMRAGKPVTRPPLEPVHPPIAPPPAEIPERFIMPPDKHHLSHIPPKQHIMMPPPPLQHVPHEHYNQPHEDIRAPPAEMSMAPPPPRSVSQDTFRISTRKHSNLITVPIQDDSNSGAREPPPPAPAPAHHHPEYQGQPVVSHPHHIMPPQQHYAPPPPPPPPISHPMQHPPQAAGTPHMVYSQAPPPPMTSAPPPITPPPGHIIAQMPPYMNHPPPGPPPPQHGGPPVNVNAPPPHHYNPNSLPQFSEDQGTLSPPFTQPGGMSPGIWPAPRGPPPPPRMQGPPSQAPLPGPHHPDQARYRPYYQ